From the genome of Gracilimonas sp., one region includes:
- a CDS encoding energy transducer TonB, protein MRGPVKIIDRKNDLKQGYLVRLEIGFVLSLLIFISASKLNIRPSDKGEQIVIDKQEEVFVEEIVQTKQELKAPPPPRPVVPVEVPNDEIIDNEIIDLDAELDLDAAMMELPPPPPRMIEEEEEEEIFVVVEQMPELIGGLASVQKHITYPEMALKAGIEGRVVVQFLIDKEGNVQDPIVVRGIGGGCDEEALKAVQKVKFIPGRQRGKPVVVRYSMPVTFKLQQTES, encoded by the coding sequence ATGAGAGGTCCGGTAAAAATAATCGATCGCAAGAATGATCTGAAACAAGGATATTTAGTCCGTCTGGAAATAGGTTTTGTACTATCCTTACTGATATTTATTTCCGCTTCAAAACTTAACATCAGACCTTCCGATAAGGGAGAGCAAATTGTTATAGATAAGCAGGAAGAAGTATTTGTAGAAGAGATCGTGCAAACTAAACAAGAACTTAAAGCACCACCGCCACCGCGTCCGGTTGTACCTGTTGAAGTGCCAAATGATGAAATTATTGACAATGAAATCATCGATTTGGATGCTGAACTTGATTTGGATGCGGCTATGATGGAATTACCGCCGCCACCACCCAGAATGATTGAAGAGGAAGAAGAAGAGGAAATCTTCGTAGTGGTTGAGCAAATGCCTGAACTTATTGGTGGTCTAGCTTCTGTGCAAAAACATATTACTTATCCTGAAATGGCTTTAAAAGCTGGAATTGAAGGTCGCGTAGTCGTTCAATTTCTAATTGACAAGGAAGGTAATGTTCAAGATCCTATTGTAGTTCGCGGAATTGGAGGTGGTTGTGACGAAGAAGCTCTCAAAGCAGTTCAAAAAGTTAAATTTATTCCAGGAAGGCAAAGAGGAAAACCAGTGGTTGTTCGATACAGTATGCCAGTAACATTCAAATTGCAACAAACTGAAAGCTAA
- a CDS encoding NADH-quinone oxidoreductase subunit I — MAKNLEKPTVNALSDNYKNERKLNFLEKLYLPEIFKGMWYSFKQMFQPTFTLNYPEEKWDPPAIFRGRPVLVEDHNKERCVACGLCARACPPLAISMQAKETEDEKERYPDFFEINMLRCIYCGYCEEVCPEEAIVMSKDYDIVFESREDAIYDKERLLVPKEDVADRLEYLKKYRNRQFGSFWDFQEENNIHSVRDRDKDWNTGLSLVDMIEQQEKNDSTPASSSWNT; from the coding sequence ATGGCTAAGAATCTCGAAAAACCTACAGTAAACGCATTAAGCGATAATTATAAGAATGAGCGAAAGCTCAATTTTCTTGAAAAACTGTATCTGCCTGAGATATTTAAAGGAATGTGGTATTCCTTTAAACAAATGTTTCAGCCTACATTTACCCTTAATTATCCGGAAGAAAAATGGGATCCGCCCGCAATTTTCCGCGGCCGACCCGTTTTAGTTGAAGACCATAACAAGGAACGTTGTGTTGCATGTGGATTGTGTGCACGAGCTTGTCCGCCGCTTGCCATCAGTATGCAGGCAAAAGAAACAGAGGATGAGAAGGAGAGATACCCGGATTTCTTCGAGATCAATATGCTTCGATGCATTTATTGTGGTTATTGTGAGGAGGTTTGTCCTGAAGAAGCCATTGTTATGAGTAAAGACTATGATATAGTATTCGAATCACGAGAAGACGCTATTTATGATAAAGAGCGTTTATTGGTGCCGAAAGAGGATGTAGCTGATCGTCTTGAGTACCTCAAAAAGTATAGAAACCGTCAGTTTGGTTCATTCTGGGATTTCCAGGAAGAGAATAACATTCACTCCGTAAGAGACAGGGATAAAGACTGGAATACGGGATTGTCTTTGGTTGACATGATTGAGCAGCAAGAAAAAAATGATTCAACCCCGGCTTCTTCCAGCTGGAACACCTAA
- a CDS encoding response regulator, producing MKIIIVEDDKVLSLLLSKMIERLDYEVMEIITKGQEAIERIDALNPDLVLMDIMLEDDVDGIDAMIALREKSNNVPVIYITGNSDPMNRDRAKATDFVDYLIKPVSFDELKSTINRLAEKES from the coding sequence ATGAAAATAATTATTGTAGAAGACGACAAAGTCCTTTCCTTGTTACTCTCAAAAATGATAGAACGACTGGACTATGAGGTCATGGAAATTATTACCAAAGGTCAGGAAGCCATTGAAAGAATTGATGCTCTGAATCCAGACCTTGTTTTGATGGACATCATGCTCGAAGATGACGTTGATGGAATCGATGCTATGATTGCCCTTCGTGAAAAGTCAAATAACGTTCCGGTTATCTATATCACGGGTAACTCTGACCCTATGAATCGTGACCGGGCAAAGGCAACAGATTTTGTGGACTATCTCATCAAACCTGTTAGTTTCGATGAGCTTAAAAGTACAATTAACCGACTTGCAGAAAAAGAGTCCTGA
- a CDS encoding redoxin domain-containing protein — translation MEKASNFTLKDTNNEDVTLEDYKGEKNVVLLFFPLAFSGVCTKELCSTRDNLKIYNSLDAEVLAISIDSFFTLRAFKEANNLNFKLLSDFNKEVSALYNSLYEDYFGMKGVSKRSVFVINKKGIVVHQEILEDSGKIPNLSKVQEVLASLD, via the coding sequence ATGGAAAAAGCCTCAAATTTCACCCTCAAAGACACCAATAACGAAGACGTTACACTTGAGGACTACAAAGGCGAAAAAAATGTGGTTCTGCTTTTTTTCCCATTAGCATTTAGCGGTGTTTGTACAAAAGAACTTTGCTCCACAAGAGATAATCTTAAAATCTATAATTCCTTAGATGCAGAAGTATTAGCTATTAGCATTGATAGCTTTTTTACTCTAAGAGCTTTCAAGGAAGCCAATAACTTAAACTTTAAGCTTCTTAGCGACTTCAACAAGGAAGTAAGCGCACTGTATAATTCTCTATACGAAGATTACTTTGGAATGAAAGGCGTATCGAAACGCTCAGTATTTGTAATTAATAAAAAGGGAATAGTAGTTCATCAAGAAATTCTTGAGGACTCAGGCAAGATACCAAACCTTTCCAAAGTTCAGGAAGTCCTGGCAAGTCTGGACTAA
- a CDS encoding DUF952 domain-containing protein, whose product MEIDLLFTAIKPADWKSVSDNGSFSPDSVEEAGYVRSFTGERAEDILNHYFKGEEKVMLIVLDPLRIQSPIKHITEDGFKFIAIQGAVSIDAIIDKIKLHSDKKGKFSLNVKHFD is encoded by the coding sequence TTGGAAATAGACTTATTATTTACCGCGATTAAACCGGCTGACTGGAAAAGTGTATCTGATAATGGAAGTTTTAGTCCTGATTCTGTTGAGGAGGCTGGTTATGTTCGTTCTTTTACTGGCGAGCGGGCAGAAGATATCCTTAATCATTACTTCAAAGGAGAAGAAAAAGTGATGCTGATCGTGCTTGATCCGCTTCGAATTCAATCTCCCATAAAGCATATCACTGAAGATGGATTCAAATTTATCGCTATTCAGGGAGCGGTCTCAATTGATGCCATTATTGATAAAATAAAACTCCATTCCGATAAAAAGGGAAAGTTTTCTCTTAACGTTAAGCATTTCGATTGA
- the der gene encoding ribosome biogenesis GTPase Der, with protein MLPVVSIVGRPNVGKSTLFNRLIGTRKAIVHDEYGVTRDRHYGESFWNGRDFTVIDTGGYLPNEMNVMVVGIREQVHIALEESDVILFVVDVTNGINTLDKSVANLLRQQDKPVLLVSNKADNEERRMNSTEFYELGFEDLFAVSSINGTGTGDLLDRVVELLPEETEPEPENDTPKLAFIGRPNVGKSSLFNALLDDERAIVTDIAGTTRDSINSSLQYDGKEYLLVDTAGLRKRTKVKENIEFYSTIRTDRAIRECDIAILIVDAMQGFDAQDKRVIREAEKFNKGLVIVLNKWDLVPEKDTNTVRDFEDYIYTSVPQLYYVPIVTISALNKTRIHRVLDVANEVINERRKEIPTSEFNDFLDQMLGEKPLPMKRGRQLKITYATQVKSDPPVFKFFMNSPHDLPPNYRKYIENKIRERFGFIGVPITMIFRQK; from the coding sequence ATGCTCCCAGTAGTTTCCATTGTAGGACGCCCTAACGTTGGTAAATCCACATTATTTAATCGGCTAATCGGAACCCGTAAAGCAATTGTTCACGATGAGTATGGTGTAACACGTGACCGTCACTACGGTGAGTCGTTCTGGAACGGCCGTGATTTTACCGTTATTGATACCGGAGGATACCTGCCAAACGAAATGAATGTGATGGTGGTAGGTATACGTGAACAGGTTCATATTGCGCTCGAGGAATCAGATGTGATTCTTTTTGTTGTAGATGTAACCAATGGGATTAATACCCTGGACAAGTCGGTAGCTAATCTGTTACGACAACAGGATAAGCCTGTACTTCTTGTAAGCAACAAAGCCGATAATGAAGAGCGCAGAATGAATTCCACAGAATTCTATGAATTAGGTTTTGAGGATTTATTTGCGGTAAGCTCGATCAACGGAACCGGAACCGGAGATTTATTGGATCGGGTTGTGGAACTATTACCAGAAGAGACTGAGCCTGAACCGGAAAATGATACCCCGAAACTGGCTTTTATTGGCCGGCCCAATGTTGGCAAAAGCAGCCTTTTTAATGCTTTACTTGACGATGAACGTGCAATCGTAACCGACATCGCCGGAACCACCCGTGATTCTATAAACAGTAGTTTACAGTATGATGGGAAAGAGTATCTATTAGTGGATACTGCCGGCCTTAGAAAACGCACTAAAGTAAAAGAGAATATCGAATTCTATAGTACGATCAGAACCGACAGAGCCATCCGTGAATGTGATATTGCAATTCTGATTGTAGATGCTATGCAGGGCTTTGATGCTCAGGATAAACGGGTAATCCGAGAGGCTGAAAAGTTCAATAAAGGACTGGTTATAGTGCTAAATAAATGGGATTTAGTTCCTGAAAAGGACACCAACACCGTCCGCGATTTTGAGGATTATATCTATACTTCAGTACCACAACTTTATTATGTGCCTATTGTGACAATTTCTGCACTTAATAAGACAAGAATTCACCGGGTTTTGGATGTTGCAAATGAAGTAATCAATGAACGAAGAAAAGAAATCCCAACATCGGAATTCAATGACTTTTTGGACCAGATGCTAGGAGAGAAGCCGTTACCAATGAAAAGAGGACGGCAGTTAAAGATTACATATGCGACACAGGTAAAAAGCGATCCGCCGGTGTTTAAGTTTTTTATGAACAGTCCACATGATTTGCCGCCTAACTACCGTAAATACATAGAAAATAAAATAAGGGAACGTTTTGGATTTATTGGCGTTCCGATTACCATGATTTTCCGCCAAAAATAA
- a CDS encoding diacylglycerol kinase family protein: MSNQHSYCFIINCASNANRAEAFFRSKEKFLTGKFLNTEFIYISEGDSIVDIVKEKAQEYSHIIACGGDGTVNRVANGLVGSECILGVIPLGSGNDFAQSIGLGKDFEKNVNTLLKGKVVRTDLVKSNWGFFLNTFGIGVDGLTNYYASKSRFKSGFMRYFLGGLTALLTSKPVRTKISIPDQNIEVELSVWMVAVANGKSEGGRYIISPSSVNHDGKVELILVRAVSRLRLIIEFLKLSFGFSFKKNVIIEFSMTSAAKIKTYKKLKSHADGEQVSESADFFFEVYKGELPVIIA; encoded by the coding sequence TTGAGCAATCAGCATTCATATTGTTTTATTATCAATTGCGCATCCAATGCTAACCGGGCTGAGGCCTTCTTCAGAAGTAAAGAGAAGTTTCTCACTGGTAAATTTTTGAATACAGAATTCATTTATATCAGTGAAGGCGATTCCATTGTTGATATAGTAAAAGAAAAGGCACAAGAGTACTCGCATATTATTGCGTGTGGCGGAGATGGAACTGTCAACCGGGTGGCCAATGGATTAGTTGGTAGTGAATGCATACTTGGTGTTATTCCTCTTGGCAGTGGAAATGATTTTGCTCAGAGTATAGGCTTGGGAAAAGATTTTGAGAAGAATGTGAATACACTTCTTAAGGGAAAAGTTGTTCGAACAGACCTGGTTAAAAGTAATTGGGGATTTTTTTTGAATACTTTTGGAATCGGTGTAGATGGCCTCACAAATTACTATGCTTCAAAATCACGATTCAAGAGTGGTTTTATGCGCTATTTTTTGGGTGGATTGACCGCTTTGTTGACATCCAAGCCCGTTAGAACCAAAATTTCAATTCCGGATCAAAATATAGAAGTTGAACTGTCAGTTTGGATGGTGGCAGTAGCCAATGGGAAATCTGAAGGAGGGAGGTATATAATTTCTCCTTCATCTGTTAATCATGATGGAAAAGTTGAACTCATACTAGTGAGAGCTGTCTCCAGGCTTCGTCTGATTATCGAGTTCTTAAAGCTATCGTTTGGTTTTTCTTTTAAGAAGAATGTTATTATTGAATTTTCTATGACATCAGCTGCAAAAATTAAGACCTACAAAAAGTTAAAATCTCACGCAGACGGCGAACAGGTATCAGAATCAGCTGATTTTTTCTTTGAGGTTTACAAGGGGGAATTACCTGTCATAATAGCTTAA